DNA from Maniola hyperantus chromosome 28, iAphHyp1.2, whole genome shotgun sequence:
AAGGTAGTTTAGTGactcacatgagaactcacacgggTGAAAAGCTTTATTGTTGCACGTTATGCAAATATAAATGTGCGGATAATAGGAATCTAGTGgaacacatgagaactcacacgggCGAAAAACCTTACAGTTGTAAGTTATGTGAATATAAATGTACACAAAATAGTAACTTAGTGagccacatgagaactcacacgggCGAAAAACCTTACAGTTGTAAGTTATGTGAATATAAATGTGCACACAATAGTtctttagtgaggcacatgaaaaCTCACACGGGTGAAAAGCCTTTTAGTTGCATGTTATGCAAATACAAATGTGCAGAGAAATTTCATTTAGTGagccacatgagaactcacactggtgaaaagccgTTTTCGTGTAAATTATGCAAATGTTCATTTGCAAGAAGGGATTATTTAGTGGAACACATGAAAACTCACACGGGTGAAAAACCTTACAGTTGTAAGTTATGTGAATataaatgtacaaaaaataGTTCATTAGTGactcacatgagaactcacacgggTGAAAAGCCTTATTGTTGCACGTTATGCAAATATAAATGTGCGGACAAACTTTATTTTGTGAGACATATGAGAGCACACACGGGTGTAAAACCTTTTAGTTGCGACTTATGCAAATACAAATGTGCGGACAAATGTAATTTAGTGATACATATGAGAACACACACGGGTGAAAAACCTTACACTTGTACGTTTTGTGAATACAAATGTGCCAAAAATGGTGATTTAATAAGGCACATTAAAATTCACACAGGTGAAAAACCTTACACTTGTAAGTTTTGTGAATACAAATGTGCCAGAAATGGTGATTTAATAAGGCACATTAAAATTCACACAGGTGAAAAGCCTTTTAGTTGCGAGTTATGCAAATACCAATGTGCGTACAAACGTTATTTAGTGAGACATATGAGAACACACACGGGTGAAAAACCTTTTAGTTGCGACTTATGCAAACACAAATGTGCGGACAATTTTGATTTAGGAAGACATATGAGAGCACACACGGGTGAAAAACCTTACAGTTGTAAGTTATGTGAATATAAATGTACACAAAATAGTAACTTAGTGAGCCACATGAGAACACACACGGGTGAAAAGTCGTATTCGTGTAATTTATGCAAGTATATATGTGCGAGAAGTGATCAATTATTGaaacacatgagaactcacacgggGGAAAAACCTTACACTTGTAAGTTATGTGAATTTAAATGTGCACAAAATGGTTCGTTAGCaaggcacatgagaactcacacgagTGAAAagcgataatataataattgagAGCTATGCCCTACAAAATGTGCACATACTTAGTTCTAGTCACTGGTATCTAGGAATCACATGCGTACTCACAATGATACAAATTGTCCGTCAAGTTCGTGAACCGCGCGCGTCACTCCGCCGCGGCGCATGCTCAGTAGATACATTCTTGTTGAACTGTTTTCCGAagcattgtaatattataaagtaaatatTGTATCTAATTTTTTTGCACTCAATCTCCAACAAAAATTGTAGGTCTAAATGTGTTGTTATCCTTTTCATAACACTTCCTGtcgaaaaagatagcactagatttagacttgccaatacttttttttttttaatatatatagcgagcaaacgagctggcgggtcacctgatgttaagtgattaccgccgcccatgaacatttgcagcaccagaggagccgccgatgcgttgccgaccttttaggaatttgttggtccgccccttgaataaccccatgttataatctagtgggaacaccgccggtgggagttggttccacagtttgcacgtgcgtggaaagaaggatctggcgcagcggacggtcgaagtgcaccagacacccagaatatggtgagggtgaaattccttacggtggcgcgcggtgcggttgtaggaaaaagagggtggaaagaggtcaaaaagctcttcagagcactccccattatacaggcgatagaacaagcatagagagctaacgtctctgcggtgctccaggctttccaacgagccgttAGCGAGTTAGTTTGGGATTGTTCTTATTCAGACATTGTTGTTGCGTTTTCTAGCATCTCACTTAGGGCGAGGGTCCAGTATAAATTACACAAACTGGtaacaatattatgtagtttctaCAACTTAATAATTTGAggatatgtattttttatttattgaagttgCTTACTGTAACTCTTATTGTACAATTTTAACTCGTagtttaaaatgattaaaataatgatagtaaaattaattaggtacaataGTTTTATTTTGCCTTAACATTGTTAGAGCCTCCCCTCCAATAACCCTGATTCCACCCTGTTCTAACTGGAGAGATATATATAGAGCTCTTTTtcaataatcaaaatataagaactatatattttgtttcagtcGCTCCTTTCCCTGCGAGAATTGCTACGAATAACGAAAACAAAGTGCAAGCTGAAGACGCCGATACAGTCCAGAATAGTAAACAACTGTTTAAAATTAACAATGTCGGATCACACAACCAATTATACGATACCAACAATATAACTAACATTGATAAATTAACAAATTGTGTAGTCATATTATgtgatattttcaaaaaacccgaGAAAGGTGAATCACTGTCAAAAATGCGACCAAGTATAAGTTCTTGTGACAGTCAGTGTCACATGGATACTGCCTCTAAAGATGTTAACTGTAAGATAGTTAGTCGGAATGAAAATGCTAGACATACGATAGAAGACACTGGACCAGTTACTAATAAAGTGAAAGTTACTAAGCGTGATGTAACGAAAACTTCACAAAGTAAAACTTATTGTTTAGATAATTACAATAGTGaagatagtttatttattcataaaaacTGGTATACTTGTGATGTATGTAGAAATACGTTTAAACGGAAAGGTATCTTAGTTACACACATAAAGACTCACAGTGACACAAAACCATTCACTTGCAAGTTTTGCCAATTCAAAACTAAATATAAAGGTAGTTTAGTGactcacatgagaactcacacgggTGAAAAGCTTTATTGTTGCACGTTATGCAAAAATAAATGTGCGGATAATAGGAATCTAGTGgaacacatgagaactcacacgggCGAAAAACCTTACAGTTGTAAGTTATGTGAATATAAATGTACACAAAATAGTAACTTAGTGagccacatgagaactcacacgggCGAAAAACCTTACAGTTGTAAGTTATGTGAATATAAATGTGCACACAATAGTtctttagtgaggcacatgaaaaCTCACACGGGTGAAAAGCCTTTTAGTTGCATGTTATGCAAATACAAATGTGCAGAGAAATTTCATTTAGTGAACCAcgtgagaactcacactggtgaaaagccgTTTTCGTGTAAATTATGCAAGTGTTCATTTGCAAGAAGGGATTATTTAGTGGAACACATGAAAACTCACACGGGTGAAAAACCTTACAGTTGTAAGTTATGTGAATATAAATGTACACAAAATAGTTcattagtgaggcacatgaaaaCTCACACGGATGAAAAGCTTTATTGTTGCACGTTATGCAAATATAAATGTGTGGATAATAGGAATCTAGTGgaacacatgagaactcacacgggCGAAAAACCTTACAGTTGTAAGTTATGTGAATATAAATGTACACAAAATAGTAACTTAGTGAGCCACATGAGAACACACACGGGGGAAAAGTCGTATTCGTGTAATTTATGCAAGTATATATGTGCGAGAAGTGATCAATTATTGaaacacatgagaactcacacgggGGAAAAACCTTACACTTGTAAGTTATGTGAATTTAAATGTGCACAAAATGGTTCGTTAGcgaggcacatgagaactcacacgagTGAAAagcgataatataataattgagAGCTATGCCCTACAAAATGTGCACATACTTAGTTCTAGTCACTGGTATCTAGGAATCACATGCGTACTCACAATGATACAAATTGTCCGTCAAGTTCGTGAACCGCGCGCGTCACTCCGCCGCGGCGCATGCTCAGTAGATACATTCTTGTTGAACTGTTTTCCGAagcattgtaatattataaagtaaatatTGTATCTAATTTTTTTGCACTCAATCTCCAACAAAAATTGTAGGTCTAAATGTGTTGTTATCCTTTTCATAACACTTCCTGtcgaaaaagatagcactagatttagacttgccaatactttttttttttaatatatatagcgagcaaacgagctggcgggtcacctgatgttaagtgattaccgccgcccatgaacatttgcagcaccagaggagccgccgatgcgttgccgaccttttaggaatttgttggtccgccccttgaataaccccatgttataatctagtgggaacaccgccggtgggagttggttccacagtttgcacgtgcgtggaaagaaggatctggcgcagcggacggtcgaagtgcaccagacacccagaatatggtgagggtgaaattccttacggtggcgcgcggtgcggttgtaggaaaaagagggtggaaagaggtcaaaaagctcttcagagcactccccattatacaggcgatagaacaagcatagagagctaacgtctctgcggtgctccaggctttccaacgagccgttAGCGAGTTAGTTTGGGATTGTTCTTATTCAGACATTGTTGTTGCGTTTTCTAGCATCTCACTTAGGGCGAGGGTCCAGTATAAATTACACAAACTGGtaacaatattatgtagtttctaCAACTTAATAATTTGAggatatgtattttttatttattgaagttgCTTACTGTAACTCTTATTGTACAATTTTAACTCgtagtttaaaattattaaaataatgatagtaaaattaattaggtacaataGTTTTATTTTGCCTTAACATTGTTAGAGCCTCCCCTCCAATAACCCTGATTCCACCCTGTTCTAACTGGAGAGATATATATAGAGCTCTTTTtcaataatcaaaatataagaactatatattttgtttcagtcGCTCCTTTCCCTGCGAGAATTGCTACGAATAACGAAAACAAAGTGCAAGCTGAAGACGCCGATACAGTCCAGAATAGTAAACAACTGTTTAAAATTAACAATGTCGGATCACACAACAAATTATACGATACCAACAATATAACTAACATTGATAAATTAACAAATTGTGTAGTCATATTATgtgatattttcaaaaaaaccgagAAAGGTGAATCACTGTCAAAAATGCGACCAAGTATAAGTTCTTGTGACAGTCAGTGTCACATGGGTACGGCCTCTAAAGATGTTAACTGTAAGATAGTTAGTCGGAATGAAAACGCTAGACATACGATAGAAGACACTGGACCAGTTACTAATAAAGTGAAAGTTACTAAGCGTGATGTAACGAAAACTTCACAAAGTAAAACTTATTGTTTAGATAATTACAATAGTGaagatagtttatttattcataaaaacTGGTATACTTGTGATGTATGTAGAAATACGTTTAAACGGAAAGGTATCTTAGTTACACACATAAAGACTCACAGTGACACAAAACCATTCACTTGCAAGTTTTGCCAATTCAAAACTAAATATAAAGGTAGTTTAGTGactcacatgagaactcacacgggTGAAAAGCTTTATTGTTGCACGTTATGCAAAAATAAATGTGCGGATAATAGGAATCTAGTGgaacacatgagaactcacacgggCGAAAAACCTTACAGTTGTAAGTTATGTGAATATAAATGTACACAAAATAGTAACTTAGTGagccacatgagaactcacacgggCGAAAAACCTTACAGTTGTAAGTTATGTGAATATAAATGTGCACACAATAGTtctttagtgaggcacatgaaaaCTCACACGGGTGAAAAGCCTTTTAGTTGCATGTTATGCAAATACAAATGTGCAGAGAAATTTCATTTAGTGAACCAcgtgagaactcacactggtgaaaagccgTTTTCGTGTAAATTATGCAAGTGTTCATTTGCAAGAAGGGATTATTTAGTGGAACACATGAAAACTCACACGGGGGAAAAGTCGTATTCGTGTAATTTATGCAAGTATATATGTGCGAGAAGTGATCAATTATTGaaacacatgagaactcacacgggGGAAAAACCTTACACTTGTAAGTTATGTGAATTTAAATGTGCACAAAATGGTTCGTTAGcgaggcacatgagaactcacacgagTGAAAagcgataatataataattgagAGCTATGCCCTACAAAATGTGCACATACTTAGTTCTAGTCACTGGTATCTAGGAATCACATGCGTACTCACAATGATACAAATTGTCCGTCAAGTTCGTGAACCGCGCGCGTCACTCCGCCGCGGCGCATGCTCAGTAGATACATTCTTGTTGAACTGTTTTCCGAagcattgtaatattataaagtaaatatTGTATCTAATTTTTTTGCACTCAATCTCCAACAAAAATTGTAGGTCTAAATGTGTTGTTATCCTTTTCATAACACTTCCTGtcgaaaaagatagcactagatttagacttgccaatactttttttttttaatatatatagcgagcaaacgagctggcgggtcacctgatgttaagtgattaccgccgcccatgaacatttgcagcaccagaggagccgccgatgcgttgccggccttttaggaatttgttggtccgccccttgaataaccccatgttataatctagtgggaacaccgccggtgggagttggttccacagtttgcacgtgcgtggaaagaaggatctggcgcagcggacggtcgaagtgcaccagacacccagaatatggtgagggtgaaattccttacggtggcgcgcggtgcggttgtagaaaaaagagggtggaaagaggtcaaaaagctcttcagagcactccccattatacaggagATAGAACaagcatagagagctaacgtctgtgcggtgctccaggctttccaacgagccgttAGCGAGTTAGTTTGGGATTGTTCTTATTCAGACATTGTTGTTGCGTTTTCTAGCATCTCACTTAGGGCGAGGGTCCAGTATATATTACACAAACTGGtaacaatattatgtagtttctaCAACTTAATAATTTGAggatatgtattttttatttattgaagttgCTTACTGTAACTCTTATTGTACAATTTTAACTCGTagtttaaaatgattaaaataatgatagtaaaattaattaggtacaataGTTTTATTTTGCCTTAACATTGTTAGAGCCTCCCCTCCAATAACCCTGATTCCACCCTGTTCTAACTGGAGAGATATATATAGAGCTCTTTTtcaataatcaaaatataagaactatatattttgtttcagtcGCTCCTTTCCCTGCGAGAATTGCTACGAATAACGAAAACAAAGTGCAAGCTGAAGACGCCGATACAGTCCAGAATAGTAAACAACTGTTTAAAATTAACAATGTCGGATCACACAACCAATTATACGATACCAACAATATAACTAACATTGATAAATTAACAAATTGTGTAGTCATATTATgtgatattttcaaaaaacccgaGAAAGGTGAATCACTGTCAAAAATGCGACCAAGTATAAGTTCTTGTGACAGTCAGTGTCACATGGATACTGCCTCTAAAGATGTTAACTGTAAGATAGTTAGTCGGAATGAAAACGCTAGACATACGATAGAAGACACTGGACCAGTTACTAATAAAGTGAAAGTTACTAAGCGTGATGTAACGAAAACTTCACAAAGTAAAACTTATTGTTTAGATAATTACAATAGTGaagatagtttatttattcataaaaacTGGTATACTTGTGATGTATGTAGAAATACGTTTAAACGGAAAGGTATCTTAGTTACACACATAAAGACTCACAGTGACACAAAACCATTCACTTGCAAGTTTTGCCAATTCAAAACTAAATATAAAGGTAGTTTAGTGactcacatgagaactcacacgggTGAAAAGCCTTATTGTTGCACGTTATGCAAATATAAATGTGCGGGTAATAGGAATCTAGTGgaacacatgagaactcacacgggCGAAAAACCTTACAGTTGTAAGTTATGTGAATATAAATGTGCACACAATAGTTCTTTAGTGAGGCACAGGAAAACTCACACGGGTGAAAAGCCTTTTAGTTGCATGTTATGCAAATACAAATGTGCAGAGAAATTTCATTTAGTGAcccacatgagaactcacacgggTGAAAAGCCTTATTGTTGCACGTTATGCAAATATAAATGTGCGGATAATAGGAATCTAGTGgaacacatgagaactcacacgggCGAAAAACCTTACAGTTGTAAGTTATGTGAATATAAATGTGTACACAATAGTtctttagtgaggcacatgaaaaCTCACACGGGTGAAAAGCCTTTTAGTTGCATGTTATGCAAATACAAATTTGCAGAGAAATTTCATTTAGTGagccacatgagaactcacactggtgaaaagccgTTTTCGTGTAAATTATGTAAGTGTTCATTTGCGAGAAGGGATAATTTAGTGAAACACATGAAAACACACGGGTGAAAAACCTTGCAGTTGTAAGTTATGTGAATATAAATGTACACAAAATAGTAATTTAGTGagccacatgagaactcacacgggTGAAAAATCTTACAGTTGTAAGTTATGTGAATATAAATGTATACAACATAGTAATTTAGTGCgacacatgagaactcacactggtgaaaaaccattCGCTTGCGAGTTATGTGAAGGTGAAAAACGATATAATTGTgagttatgcgattacaaatgtgcaCATAGTACTAGTCTGGcgaggcacatgagaactcacactgatACAAATCGTCCGTCATGTTCCTGAACCGCGCGCGTCACTCCGCCGCGGCGCGTGCTCTCTTGTTGGAACTGTATCAATATGCTGAAACACTAAAAACCAGCACTGCAGTATGATGCTCAGTGGGGAGACCTATTTTTGGTCACACAAGACATTATTTAATGTATTGACGACGGGGACGGGCACTGATGTGgaacgcaacttgcgttgacacattggccccgtgtcatatcaggaagacagcatcaagaccgggagccgcagcagaaacagctgaaaacggtaagcggcgcaagtatgcctctcttatagagagttacatttttgtgccgtttgccgtggagaccctagggccatggagtcttagtgctaaaaattttttacgagacatttcaccgcgattaatagcctcatctggtgacagaagggctggctcattttttgcgcaacggatcagcctggctgtccagcgcggaaatgcagccagtattcttggcaccattccacgcggtcatgatttatatagtaattagataaggctagctttaagttttattgtaatattttcattacgaaaaaaaattaatgtaataataatatattagttaCATActgtaatacaattatttattacttaatataaataactagtgtatactaaaaagcttaaatctaaattaaaagtaaaataaaacaacattaaattaaaactaaaatatgtatgtatgtatgtatatactttattgcaccacagaaacacaaatgacaggttacaaaaagaaatcttaataagtaggtacaaaaaggcggtcttatcgctaaatagcgatctcttccagacaaccttaacgctagggaaaaaactaacaaatggacaatgggaggtggtgtaaaataaacctaaataccaatagctaaataaactaaaccatataataagaatataaaatacatattgttaatacactaatacatacaaataaagtataatagacatacataagactacatagtcGTAGTACGTAGTACGTACCAAAAAAACGTGTATTGCATGGCCATACGCATCTATAATAAGTTACCAGAAAGCTTAAAAAAACTGaatacaagtatttttaaatcaaaactgtttcaactatTGTTAAATAGGTGCTATTATGCGGTGAATGAGTTCTTCGAGGATAATATTAATACCATGGTATAATTTCTGACTTTGtgacattataaaattgtacctaatcattattatgtattttgattataattgttttttgactattaatttaattttttgtttcattgactattaagtaattattttacaaattggtactcaaaaatatttgcacactattaatttagtagaatgttatggcctctgattatagtgtaattttcatctttcttgtacaaacattcttgcaaataaatgattattttattattttattttattttttatttttattagatatatatacacatatagatttaaataataaactgtgccgttactgatgatagcaaagagataggtaatgatctttgacgtcaattttaaattagttaagggattcagcacgatggatttgcgagggaagctcgttccataaacagatagcagtgaccgtgaaggaattcttaaagtattttgtccgatgtgtaggtggcgctagaatgagttttcccgctgatcgtaaaactctatctggtctgtcatggcctagaaatttgaaattttcttttaaataacttggagTCATTGGATTGAACAATACACAGTAGGTACAGAAGAGAAACAATGTGCAGATTCCGGCGAAAGCGAATGGGTAACCATTTGAGCTTTGAACGAAATTCGGAGACATGGTCATATTTGCGCAAGCCAAATATAAACCTAATAGCAAGGTTTTGAATTCGCTCAAGTTTATTAAGTTGGTCCTCGGTTAAATCAATGTAGCTTGCGTCTGCATAATCGAGAATAGAGAGCAGTAAAGATTGAGCTAACATAATCTTAGTAGGAATGGGAAGCAAAGAACGTAGGCGCCTGAAAGAACCCATGGCAGCAAAGGTCTTTCTACTTACATTGTACctaattacaatttcaatttcttaaaatattacattgtacctaattattgtTACAATGATCAACTTATCCTGTTGATTACAAAAAGTTCTCTAATATTTTGATGTAGTTAAAATGAGGTAAAACGTCTAAAATCGTATATCCTTTAACTTGATTAGTTGAAAAATCACAATGGTCTAAGATCCCGATATAagacgaccttcaccgagc
Protein-coding regions in this window:
- the LOC138404460 gene encoding zinc finger protein Xfin-like — translated: MRPSISSCDSQCHMDTASKDVNCKIVSRNENARHTIEDTEPVTNKVKVTKRDVTKTSQSKTYYLDNYNSEDSLFIHKNWYTCDVCRNTFKRKGILVTHIKTHSDTKPFTCKFCQFKTKYKGSLVTHMRTHTGEKLYCCTLCKYKCADNRNLVEHMRTHTGEKPYSCKLCEYKCTQNSNLVSHMRTHTGEKPYSCKLCEYKCAHNSSLVRHMKTHTGEKPFSCMLCKYKCAEKFHLVSHMRTHTGEKPYTCKLCEFKCAQNGSLARHMRTHTNSLFIHKNWYTCDVCRNTFKRKGILVTHIKTHSDTKPFTCKFCQFKTKYKGSLVTHMRTHTGEKLYCCTLCKYKCADNRNLVEHMRTHTGEKPYSCKLCEYKCTQNSNLVSHMRTHTGEKPYSCKLCEYKCAHNSSLVRHMKTHTGEKPFSCMLCKYKCAEKFHLVSHMRTHTGEKPFSCKLCKCSFARRDYLVEHMKTHTGEKPYSCKLCEYKCTKNSSLVTHMRTHTGEKPYCCTLCKYKCADKLYFVRHMRAHTGVKPFSCDLCKYKCADKCNLVIHMRTHTGEKPYTCTFCEYKCAKNGDLIRHIKIHTGEKPYTCKFCEYKCARNGDLIRHIKIHTGEKPFSCELCKYQCAYKRYLVRHMRTHTGEKPFSCDLCKHKCADNFDLGRHMRAHTGEKPYSCKLCEYKCTQNSNLVSHMRTHTGEKSYSCNLCKYICARSDQLLKHMRTHTGEKPYTCKLCEFKCAQNGSLARHMRTHTSEKR
- the LOC138404459 gene encoding zinc finger protein 84-like, whose translation is MRTHTGEKLYCCTLCKNKCADNRNLVEHMRTHTGEKPYSCKLCEYKCTQNSNLVSHMRTHTGEKPYSCKLCEYKCAHNSSLVRHMKTHTGEKPFSCMLCKYKCAEKFHLVNHVRTHTGEKPFSCKLCKCSFARRDYLVEHMKTHTGEKPYSCKLCEYKCTQNSSLVRHMKTHTDEKLYCCTLCKYKCVDNRNLVEHMRTHTGEKPYSCKLCEYKCTQNSNLVSHMRTHTGEKSYSCNLCKYICARSDQLLKHMRTHTGEKPYTCKLCEFKCAQNGSLVTHMRTHTGEKLYCCTLCKNKCADNRNLVEHMRTHTGEKPYSCKLCEYKCTQNSNLVSHMRTHTGEKPYSCKLCEYKCAHNSSLVRHMKTHTGEKPFSCMLCKYKCAEKFHLVNHVRTHTGEKPFSCKLCKCSFARRDYLVEHMKTHTGEKSYSCNLCKYICARSDQLLKHMRTHTGEKPYTCKLCEFKCAQNGSLARHMRTHTSEKR
- the LOC117995207 gene encoding gastrula zinc finger protein XlCGF57.1-like, whose amino-acid sequence is MRPSISSCDSQCHMDTASKDVNCKIVSRNENARHTIEDTGPVTNKVKVTKRDVTKTSQSKTYCLDNYNSEDSLFIHKNWYTCDVCRNTFKRKGILVTHIKTHSDTKPFTCKFCQFKTKYKGSLVTHMRTHTGEKPYCCTLCKYKCAGNRNLVEHMRTHTGEKPYSCKLCEYKCAHNSSLVRHRKTHTGEKPFSCMLCKYKCAEKFHLVTHMRTHTGEKPYCCTLCKYKCADNRNLVEHMRTHTGEKPYSCKLCEYKCVHNSSLVRHMKTHTGEKPFSCMLCKYKFAEKFHLVSHMRTHTGEKPFSCKLCKCSFARRDNLVKHMKTHG
- the LOC138404458 gene encoding gastrula zinc finger protein XlCGF17.1-like, translated to MRTHTGEKSYSCKLCEYKCIQHSNLVRHMRTHTGEKPFACELCEGEKRYNCELCDYKCAHSTSLARHMRTHTDTNRPSCS